A genomic window from Pseudokineococcus lusitanus includes:
- a CDS encoding transglycosylase SLT domain-containing protein yields MSGIAAVQARISDIQSRLAQVTAAVTPAATATASTTASGAQFSTLLDDLVQKGGSPSSGPKAAATTATAAARSTTGARAGGPTGDDLVAAARKYLGVPYKWGGTDPATGGLDCSGLVQRAMKDIGVDVPRVARDQGKVGEPVRDLASARPGDLVVMDGGSHIGIYVGDGKMLHAPHRGDVVKISKVWETPTSIRRVVGTEPAATSAAAAPALDAGAARPSAIRSSVSSAVARYEPLFAAATAEHGLPAGLLAAVAQAESGGDARAVSPAGARGLMQIMPGTARDLGVDPMDPAQAVDGAARLLARHLDKYDGSVPLALAAYNAGPGNVDKYDGVPPFKETQNYVRKITSALGIAA; encoded by the coding sequence GTGAGCGGCATCGCGGCGGTCCAGGCGCGGATCTCGGACATCCAGTCCCGCCTGGCGCAGGTCACCGCCGCGGTGACCCCCGCCGCGACCGCCACGGCGTCGACGACGGCGTCCGGCGCCCAGTTCTCCACCCTGCTCGACGACCTCGTGCAGAAGGGCGGCTCGCCCTCCTCGGGCCCGAAGGCCGCCGCCACCACCGCGACCGCGGCGGCGCGGTCCACGACGGGCGCCCGCGCCGGCGGCCCCACGGGCGACGACCTCGTCGCCGCCGCCCGGAAGTACCTCGGCGTCCCCTACAAGTGGGGCGGCACCGACCCGGCCACGGGCGGCCTCGACTGCTCGGGCCTCGTGCAGCGCGCCATGAAGGACATCGGCGTCGACGTCCCGCGCGTCGCGAGGGACCAGGGCAAGGTCGGCGAGCCCGTCCGCGACCTCGCCTCCGCCCGCCCCGGCGACCTCGTCGTCATGGACGGCGGCAGCCACATCGGCATCTACGTGGGCGACGGCAAGATGCTGCACGCCCCGCACCGCGGCGACGTCGTGAAGATCTCGAAGGTCTGGGAGACCCCGACGAGCATCCGCCGGGTCGTCGGCACCGAGCCCGCCGCCACGAGCGCGGCCGCCGCGCCGGCCCTCGACGCCGGCGCCGCGCGCCCCAGCGCCATCCGCAGCTCGGTGTCCTCGGCCGTCGCCCGCTACGAGCCGCTCTTCGCCGCGGCCACCGCCGAGCACGGCCTGCCGGCGGGCCTGCTCGCCGCGGTGGCCCAGGCCGAGTCCGGCGGCGACGCCCGCGCCGTCTCGCCCGCCGGCGCAAGGGGTCTCATGCAGATCATGCCGGGGACGGCGCGCGACCTCGGGGTCGACCCGATGGACCCGGCGCAGGCCGTCGACGGCGCCGCCCGCCTGCTCGCCCGCCACCTCGACAAGTACGACGGCTCCGTGCCGCTCGCCCTCGCCGCCTACAACGCCGGTCCCGGCAACGTCGACAAGTACGACGGCGTCCCGCCGTTCAAGGAGACGCAGAACTACGTGCGCAAGATCACCTCGGCCCTCGGGATCGCCGCGTGA
- a CDS encoding FliI/YscN family ATPase codes for MPAGLEAFRTRLAGAVREGGPLALGSVRSVSGLAVDVVGLVAGVGEVLEIGGDPERGVAGVRAEVVGVRAGVLACMPLGTADGLAAGDPVRRVARRLTARVGDGLLGRVLDGLGNPLDGRPLTGELTDVPLDAPPPPALDRQRVCEPLPLGVRVLDTLVPAGRGQRFGLFAGSGVGKSSLLSMVARGARADVVVLALVGERGREVREFLEDDLGPEGLARSVVVVATSDEPPLVRLRAAATATAVAEHFRDQGLDVVLMMDSLTRVATAQREIGLSVGEPPATRGFPPSVFAMLPRLLERAGPGVVGSITGIYTVLVDGDDHDEPVADAARSILDGHVVLDRKLATAGHFPSVDVLGSVSRVASRVTTPAQRADATAVRRALAARRDAQDLIDVGAYVRGADPLVDAAVDGAPSTRAFLTQPVEDLADPEHSWAALSGLAQLLDPDAGGAGDGSAAA; via the coding sequence CTGCCCGCCGGGCTCGAGGCGTTCCGCACCCGGCTCGCCGGCGCGGTCCGGGAGGGCGGCCCCCTGGCCCTCGGCTCCGTCCGCTCGGTGAGCGGACTGGCCGTCGACGTCGTGGGCCTCGTGGCCGGCGTCGGCGAGGTGCTCGAGATCGGCGGCGACCCCGAGCGCGGCGTCGCCGGCGTCCGCGCCGAGGTGGTCGGCGTCCGCGCCGGCGTCCTCGCCTGCATGCCGCTGGGCACCGCGGACGGCCTCGCCGCCGGCGACCCCGTCCGCCGGGTGGCCCGCCGCCTCACCGCCCGCGTCGGCGACGGGCTGCTCGGCCGCGTCCTCGACGGCCTCGGGAACCCCCTCGACGGCCGCCCGCTCACCGGCGAGCTGACCGACGTCCCCCTCGACGCCCCGCCGCCGCCCGCGCTCGACCGCCAGCGCGTCTGCGAGCCGCTGCCGCTCGGCGTCCGCGTGCTCGACACCCTCGTGCCCGCGGGCCGCGGCCAGCGCTTCGGCCTCTTCGCCGGCTCCGGCGTCGGCAAGTCGAGCCTGCTGTCGATGGTCGCGCGCGGCGCCCGCGCCGACGTCGTCGTCCTCGCCCTCGTCGGCGAGCGCGGCCGCGAGGTGCGCGAGTTCCTTGAGGACGACCTCGGCCCCGAGGGGCTGGCCCGCAGCGTCGTCGTCGTCGCGACGAGCGACGAGCCGCCGCTCGTCCGGCTGCGCGCCGCCGCGACGGCCACCGCCGTCGCCGAGCACTTCCGCGACCAGGGCCTCGACGTCGTCCTCATGATGGACTCGCTGACCCGCGTGGCCACGGCCCAGCGCGAGATCGGCCTGTCCGTCGGCGAGCCGCCCGCCACCCGCGGCTTCCCGCCGTCGGTCTTCGCGATGCTCCCGCGGCTCCTCGAGCGCGCCGGGCCCGGCGTCGTCGGCTCGATCACGGGCATCTACACGGTGCTCGTGGACGGCGACGACCACGACGAGCCCGTCGCGGACGCGGCCCGCTCGATCCTCGACGGCCACGTCGTCCTCGACCGCAAGCTCGCCACGGCAGGCCACTTCCCGTCGGTCGACGTGCTCGGGTCCGTCTCGCGCGTCGCCTCCCGCGTCACGACGCCCGCCCAGCGGGCCGACGCGACCGCGGTCCGGCGCGCGCTCGCGGCGCGCCGCGACGCGCAGGACCTCATCGACGTCGGCGCGTACGTCCGCGGCGCGGACCCGCTCGTCGACGCCGCCGTGGACGGCGCTCCCTCGACGCGGGCCTTCCTCACCCAGCCCGTCGAGGACCTCGCCGACCCCGAGCACTCGTGGGCCGCGCTGTCCGGCCTCGCGCAGCTGCTCGACCCCGACGCCGGTGGCGCCGGCGACGGGAGCGCCGCCGCGTGA
- a CDS encoding FliH/SctL family protein, with product MSTSADLAVTTAGARPAPWLATEPVTPEAGRTAGYAAGYAAGWAQGASAAAERSRAVLEAEVTRLRAAEEGRRAAASAALGALARAAADLERREAPALAELTDALARTGLELAEAVLGAEVLAGGGARAALLRALAPCPPSGAVAVHLHPADVAELTGTADVPPSVRLVPDAGMPRGDAYAEHADGSVDARLAPALERARTALLGGAA from the coding sequence ATGAGTACGTCAGCTGACCTGGCCGTCACGACCGCCGGCGCGCGTCCCGCGCCGTGGCTCGCCACCGAGCCCGTCACCCCCGAGGCCGGCCGCACGGCCGGGTACGCGGCCGGGTACGCCGCCGGCTGGGCCCAGGGCGCGAGCGCCGCGGCCGAGCGGTCGCGGGCCGTGCTCGAGGCCGAGGTGACGCGCCTGCGGGCCGCGGAGGAGGGCCGCCGGGCCGCCGCGAGCGCGGCGCTCGGCGCCCTCGCCCGCGCCGCGGCCGACCTCGAGCGGCGGGAGGCGCCGGCGCTCGCCGAGCTGACCGACGCCCTCGCCCGCACCGGCCTCGAGCTCGCCGAGGCGGTGCTCGGCGCCGAGGTCCTCGCCGGCGGGGGCGCCCGCGCGGCGCTGCTGCGGGCGCTGGCCCCGTGCCCGCCGTCGGGCGCCGTCGCGGTGCACCTGCACCCGGCCGACGTCGCCGAGCTGACCGGCACGGCCGACGTCCCGCCCTCCGTCCGCCTCGTGCCCGACGCGGGGATGCCCCGCGGCGACGCGTACGCCGAGCACGCCGACGGCTCCGTCGACGCGCGCCTGGCCCCCGCCCTCGAGCGGGCCCGCACCGCGCTGCTCGGCGGCGCGGCGTGA
- the fliG gene encoding flagellar motor switch protein FliG produces MTALAVRDASTLTGSQKAAVVLVQLGREQAAKVLSRMGPVEVEELATEIAQLGALDAETADGVIAEFRELAVTGGPHVTRGGLAVARSLLEATVGANRADDLLERVAIATPGKVFEFLLDMDPRQILSFLTGEHPQTTALVLAHLAPAQASVVLAGLPAEVQTDVAHRIAVMDRPDPDLVALVAEDLTRRSSTIIPTSSASVAVGGLQPLVDLLARADPATEKIVLEGLDVVDAALAEAVRQKMFVFDDITGLEDKAVQLLARQVETAVLALALKGTAEPTREKVLSNVSERARENLVEEIDLLGAVRLSDVEEARGQVVAVIRGLEASGEIVLRREGADEYVS; encoded by the coding sequence ATGACCGCCCTCGCCGTGCGCGACGCCTCCACGCTGACGGGCAGCCAGAAGGCCGCCGTCGTCCTCGTCCAGCTCGGCCGCGAGCAGGCCGCCAAGGTCCTGTCCCGCATGGGCCCGGTCGAGGTCGAGGAGCTGGCCACCGAGATCGCGCAGCTGGGCGCGCTCGACGCCGAGACCGCCGACGGCGTCATCGCCGAGTTCCGCGAGCTCGCCGTCACGGGCGGCCCCCACGTCACGCGGGGCGGCCTGGCCGTCGCCCGCAGCCTCCTCGAGGCCACGGTGGGCGCGAACCGCGCCGACGACCTCCTCGAGCGCGTGGCCATCGCCACCCCCGGCAAGGTCTTCGAGTTCCTCCTCGACATGGACCCGCGCCAGATCCTCAGCTTCCTCACGGGGGAGCACCCGCAGACGACGGCCCTCGTCCTGGCGCACCTCGCGCCGGCGCAGGCCTCGGTCGTCCTCGCCGGCCTGCCGGCCGAGGTGCAGACCGACGTCGCCCACCGGATCGCCGTCATGGACCGCCCGGACCCGGACCTCGTCGCGCTCGTCGCCGAGGACCTCACCCGCCGCAGCTCGACGATCATCCCGACGTCGTCCGCCAGCGTCGCCGTCGGCGGCCTGCAGCCGCTCGTCGACCTGCTGGCGCGGGCCGACCCGGCCACGGAGAAGATCGTGCTCGAGGGCCTCGACGTCGTCGACGCCGCGCTCGCCGAGGCCGTCCGCCAGAAGATGTTCGTCTTCGACGACATCACCGGCCTCGAGGACAAGGCGGTCCAGCTCCTGGCCCGCCAGGTCGAGACGGCCGTCCTGGCCCTCGCCCTCAAGGGCACGGCCGAGCCGACCCGCGAGAAGGTCCTGTCCAACGTCTCCGAGCGCGCCCGCGAGAACCTCGTCGAGGAGATCGACCTGCTCGGCGCGGTCCGGCTCTCCGACGTCGAGGAGGCCCGGGGCCAGGTCGTGGCCGTCATCCGCGGCCTCGAGGCTTCAGGTGAGATCGTCCTGCGCCGAGAAGGTGCTGATGAGTACGTCAGCTGA
- the fliF gene encoding flagellar basal-body MS-ring/collar protein FliF, whose amino-acid sequence MNAAAGVLGPLKKVGTGFGSFSAAQKVIAVLGVAGLLLGGTAFWRWASEPTMTPLFSNLAMTDASAITEQLDSSGTPYELVDGGATILVPQDQVYGLRLDMSAAGLPGDAGTGYALLDEQGVTASQFQQKTTWQRALEGELATTIGSISGVDSARVQLAIPEDDVFADTAGTPTASVLVTSRPGSTLTDAQVQSVVNLVSSSVEGMAPEDVTVVDSAGTLLSASGVGGAAGGMRDQQTADYETRVTGDLQEVLDRVVGKGNAVATVTATLDFDDVQSTEERFTQPEGGPLALSQSTAEEVYTGAGGAPVGGQLGGTGILGPDNIAVPNAQTQAGADGATGGYTNKSGDSTFGVDKTTTVTDAAPGALQRQAVSVVVDTAASRAVDMQQLQAAVTAAAGIDAARGDVVSVTQMPFDTSGADAAGEAAAAAAAAEEAEARNTLIATGAVLLVVLLLLVVAVLAGLKRRKRDRRAAQALDLGPMEALVAQAQAAETAAAIPAPRSAPAIERAPKDDAALAREQVAELADRSPDDVAELLRGWLAADKR is encoded by the coding sequence ATGAACGCCGCCGCGGGGGTCCTCGGACCGCTCAAGAAGGTGGGGACGGGCTTCGGCTCCTTCTCCGCCGCGCAGAAGGTCATCGCCGTGCTCGGCGTCGCCGGGCTCCTCCTCGGGGGGACCGCGTTCTGGCGCTGGGCCAGCGAGCCCACGATGACGCCGCTGTTCTCCAACCTCGCGATGACCGACGCGAGCGCCATCACCGAGCAGCTCGACTCGTCGGGCACCCCCTACGAGCTGGTGGACGGCGGCGCGACGATCCTCGTCCCGCAGGACCAGGTCTACGGCCTGCGCCTCGACATGTCGGCGGCCGGCCTCCCCGGCGACGCCGGCACTGGGTACGCCCTCCTCGACGAGCAGGGCGTCACGGCCTCGCAGTTCCAGCAGAAGACGACGTGGCAGCGGGCGCTCGAGGGCGAGCTCGCCACGACCATCGGGTCCATCTCCGGCGTCGACTCGGCCCGCGTGCAGCTGGCCATCCCCGAGGACGACGTCTTCGCGGACACCGCGGGCACCCCGACCGCCTCGGTGCTCGTGACCTCGCGCCCCGGCTCGACCCTCACCGACGCGCAGGTCCAGTCGGTCGTCAACCTCGTCTCCTCCAGCGTCGAGGGCATGGCCCCCGAGGACGTCACGGTCGTGGACAGCGCGGGCACGCTGCTGTCGGCGTCGGGCGTCGGCGGGGCGGCCGGCGGGATGCGCGACCAGCAGACGGCGGACTACGAGACCCGCGTCACCGGCGACCTCCAGGAGGTCCTCGACCGGGTCGTCGGCAAGGGCAACGCGGTCGCCACCGTCACCGCGACCCTCGACTTCGACGACGTGCAGAGCACCGAGGAGCGCTTCACCCAGCCCGAGGGCGGCCCGCTCGCGCTCTCGCAGAGCACGGCCGAGGAGGTCTACACCGGCGCCGGCGGCGCCCCGGTCGGCGGCCAGCTCGGCGGCACGGGCATCCTCGGCCCGGACAACATCGCGGTGCCGAACGCCCAGACGCAGGCGGGCGCCGACGGCGCCACCGGCGGCTACACCAACAAGAGCGGCGACTCGACCTTCGGCGTCGACAAGACGACGACGGTCACCGACGCCGCCCCCGGCGCCCTGCAGCGCCAGGCCGTCTCGGTCGTCGTCGACACCGCCGCCAGCCGGGCGGTCGACATGCAGCAGCTCCAGGCCGCGGTCACGGCGGCCGCCGGCATCGACGCCGCCCGCGGCGACGTCGTGTCGGTCACGCAGATGCCCTTCGACACCTCGGGCGCCGACGCCGCGGGGGAGGCCGCGGCCGCCGCGGCCGCCGCCGAGGAGGCCGAGGCGCGCAACACCCTCATCGCCACCGGCGCCGTCCTCCTCGTCGTGCTGCTGCTCCTCGTGGTCGCCGTCCTCGCCGGCCTCAAGCGGCGCAAGCGGGACCGGCGCGCCGCCCAGGCGCTCGACCTCGGCCCCATGGAGGCCCTCGTGGCGCAGGCCCAGGCCGCCGAGACGGCCGCGGCCATCCCGGCCCCCCGCAGCGCGCCGGCCATCGAGCGGGCGCCCAAGGACGACGCGGCGCTGGCCCGAGAGCAGGTGGCCGAGCTGGCCGACCGCTCGCCGGACGACGTGGCCGAGCTCCTCCGCGGCTGGCTCGCGGCGGACAAGCGATGA
- a CDS encoding flagellar hook-basal body complex protein FliE, with the protein MSVMGIEAVGARPVAATLPSLASLPTGAVGAAAPAGPASGEDVASAFGAALTRGIASVEAAEKKADGLAVQAATGTLTDVHDYVIAANQAKLATELTVAVRNKAVEAFSEIMRLQA; encoded by the coding sequence ATGAGCGTCATGGGGATCGAGGCGGTGGGCGCCCGGCCCGTCGCCGCCACGCTGCCGAGCCTCGCCTCGCTGCCGACCGGCGCCGTCGGTGCCGCGGCGCCGGCCGGGCCCGCCTCCGGGGAGGACGTCGCCTCCGCCTTCGGCGCCGCCCTCACCCGCGGCATCGCCTCCGTCGAGGCGGCCGAGAAGAAGGCCGACGGCCTCGCCGTCCAGGCCGCCACGGGGACGCTCACCGACGTCCACGACTACGTCATCGCGGCGAACCAGGCGAAGCTCGCCACCGAGCTCACGGTCGCCGTCCGCAACAAGGCCGTCGAGGCCTTCTCCGAGATCATGAGGTTGCAGGCCTGA
- a CDS encoding flagellar basal body rod protein FlgC, with the protein MTIFSAIGIAGTGATVHRKWLDAISDNIANINTARPSSEAAYQEKRVIAEAVDYGSGTGGVRVAGTALASSAEGRMVYEPDNALADADGYVRYPDVDLGSQMSQMIMAQRGYQANLAVVDRARETYMAALRIGGGA; encoded by the coding sequence ATGACCATCTTCTCGGCGATCGGCATCGCGGGCACGGGTGCGACCGTGCACCGCAAGTGGCTCGACGCGATCAGCGACAACATCGCCAACATCAACACGGCCCGGCCCTCGTCGGAGGCGGCCTACCAGGAGAAGCGCGTGATCGCGGAGGCCGTGGACTACGGCTCCGGCACGGGCGGCGTCCGGGTCGCCGGCACGGCGCTCGCGTCGTCGGCCGAGGGCCGGATGGTCTACGAGCCGGACAACGCGCTCGCGGACGCCGACGGCTACGTGCGGTACCCGGACGTCGACCTCGGCAGCCAGATGTCGCAGATGATCATGGCGCAGCGCGGCTACCAGGCGAACCTCGCCGTCGTCGACCGCGCCCGTGAGACGTACATGGCGGCGCTCCGCATCGGCGGTGGCGCATGA
- a CDS encoding flagellar basal body rod protein FlgB, with the protein MFGDVTSVALRVAMSGLAARQRATADNVANIATPGFLAGRVQFEDSLRDAVRSGDVGRIASSGSTTSRSLEPTREDGNNVNLDTESISGTDTVLRYQLLTQAVTDRMSLLRTAMRTS; encoded by the coding sequence GTGTTCGGAGACGTGACGAGCGTGGCGCTGCGCGTCGCGATGAGCGGGCTCGCGGCCCGCCAGCGCGCGACGGCGGACAACGTCGCCAACATCGCGACCCCCGGCTTCCTCGCCGGTCGCGTGCAGTTCGAGGACTCGCTGCGCGACGCCGTCCGCTCGGGCGACGTCGGCCGCATCGCCTCGAGCGGGTCGACGACGTCGCGCTCGCTCGAGCCGACGCGCGAGGACGGCAACAACGTCAACCTCGACACCGAGTCGATCTCGGGGACGGACACGGTGCTGCGGTACCAGCTCCTCACCCAGGCCGTCACGGACCGGATGTCCCTCCTGCGCACCGCGATGAGGACCTCATGA
- the fliS gene encoding flagellar export chaperone FliS, giving the protein MQNAAAARARFLADAVATASPAKLLTMLYDRLVLDLSRAERAQAAGDRSTANAQLIHAQDVVSELQRSLEASGGTWAGAPGLLGLYAFLSSELVEANITGDAARTASCRGLVEPLRDAWHEAARTAGAPAAVPGATASLAQGAAARSAAAGLAATGAVPAVGIPTQRSGALFVSA; this is encoded by the coding sequence GTGCAGAACGCCGCCGCCGCCCGCGCCCGCTTCCTGGCCGACGCCGTGGCCACGGCCTCGCCGGCCAAGCTGCTGACGATGCTCTACGACCGCCTCGTGCTCGACCTGTCCCGCGCCGAGCGGGCCCAGGCGGCGGGGGACCGGTCCACGGCCAACGCGCAGCTGATCCACGCGCAGGACGTCGTCTCCGAGCTGCAGCGCTCCCTCGAGGCCTCCGGCGGCACGTGGGCCGGCGCCCCCGGCCTGCTCGGCCTCTACGCCTTCCTGTCCTCCGAGCTCGTCGAGGCCAACATCACCGGGGACGCCGCTCGCACCGCCTCCTGCCGGGGGCTCGTCGAGCCGCTGCGCGACGCGTGGCACGAGGCGGCCCGCACGGCCGGTGCCCCCGCCGCCGTCCCGGGCGCGACGGCGTCGCTCGCCCAGGGCGCCGCCGCCCGGTCCGCCGCCGCGGGCCTCGCCGCCACCGGCGCGGTCCCCGCCGTGGGCATCCCGACCCAGCGCTCCGGCGCCCTCTTCGTCAGCGCCTGA
- the fliD gene encoding flagellar filament capping protein FliD, with the protein MAGGLSIGGLSSGLDTTTIISQLMSVESASQTQLKSRVSAAEKQVTALQSINTRLTSITSAAAKILPTTFAGSTVAGAAWSATTTTSSSPAVTATAVSSADARPGSVTFTVNQVATTHAVVAGRAAAADETVVAGPPYEVSIEFPNAGTDAVRLMVGGSGTVRDVAAAINGDASLGMRATVLQTAPGEYRLQVSSTTPGGAGAFEISGMEDALGEEVLLREGQDAEIDLGNGFLLTSSTGSFDDLLPGASIRPTDAALGQTVTVGVARDGAAASTAAKNLVDAVNVSLQELRSQSASTPGTTAGTAGSSGPLAGDGVVRGTIQKLLSAVSSSGVSPAEAGIELSRDGTLTFDQARFDKLMAADPVKAQALVSGLATRLQDVAKEASDPTKGTITTSITGRRSTVSDLTDQIGRWDTRLSLRRETLERQFSALETALSGMKAQSSYLASQISGLPSWG; encoded by the coding sequence ATGGCCGGAGGACTCTCGATCGGCGGCCTGTCCAGCGGCCTGGACACGACGACGATCATCTCCCAGCTGATGTCGGTCGAGTCGGCGTCGCAGACCCAGCTCAAGAGCCGGGTCAGCGCTGCGGAGAAGCAGGTGACCGCGCTCCAGTCGATCAACACGCGGCTGACGTCCATCACCTCGGCCGCCGCCAAGATCCTGCCGACGACCTTCGCCGGCTCGACCGTGGCGGGCGCCGCCTGGTCGGCCACGACGACGACCTCGAGCTCTCCGGCCGTCACCGCGACCGCCGTCAGCTCGGCCGACGCCCGGCCCGGGTCGGTCACCTTCACGGTCAACCAGGTCGCCACGACCCACGCCGTCGTCGCCGGCCGCGCGGCCGCCGCCGACGAGACCGTCGTCGCGGGCCCGCCCTACGAGGTCTCCATCGAGTTCCCCAACGCCGGCACCGACGCCGTCCGCCTCATGGTCGGCGGCTCCGGGACGGTGCGGGACGTCGCCGCCGCCATCAACGGCGACGCGTCGCTCGGCATGCGCGCGACCGTCCTGCAGACCGCGCCCGGCGAGTACCGCCTCCAGGTGTCGAGCACGACGCCCGGCGGCGCCGGCGCGTTCGAGATCTCCGGGATGGAGGACGCGCTCGGCGAGGAGGTGCTCCTGCGGGAGGGCCAGGACGCCGAGATCGACCTCGGCAACGGCTTCCTGCTCACCTCGTCCACGGGGTCCTTCGACGACCTCCTGCCCGGCGCGTCGATCCGTCCCACCGACGCGGCCCTCGGCCAGACCGTCACGGTGGGCGTGGCCCGCGACGGCGCCGCCGCCTCGACGGCGGCGAAGAACCTCGTCGACGCCGTCAACGTCTCGCTCCAGGAGCTGCGGAGCCAGAGCGCCTCGACGCCGGGCACGACCGCCGGCACGGCCGGCTCCTCCGGGCCGCTCGCGGGCGACGGCGTCGTCCGCGGCACCATCCAGAAGCTGCTGTCCGCCGTCTCGTCGAGCGGCGTCTCGCCGGCCGAGGCCGGCATCGAGCTCTCCCGCGACGGCACGCTGACCTTCGACCAGGCCCGCTTCGACAAGCTCATGGCGGCCGACCCGGTCAAGGCGCAGGCCCTCGTCTCGGGCCTGGCGACCCGGCTGCAGGACGTGGCCAAGGAGGCCAGCGACCCGACGAAGGGCACCATCACGACGTCCATCACCGGGCGCCGCAGCACCGTCAGCGACCTCACCGACCAGATCGGCCGCTGGGACACGCGCCTCTCGCTGCGCCGGGAGACGCTCGAGCGCCAGTTCAGCGCCCTCGAGACGGCCCTGTCCGGCATGAAGGCCCAGTCCAGCTACCTCGCGAGCCAGATCTCCGGCCTGCCGAGCTGGGGCTGA
- a CDS encoding flagellin, with translation MGFQINNNVAAFNAYRNLSVTQGSVSSSLEKLSSGLRINRAADDAAGLAISEGLRSQVGGLKVAVRNAQDGISVVQTAEGSLSTSTSILQRMRDLSVQAANTGGLSTEATANIQTEFNQLSEELTRIADTTQFNGKKLLDGSYTGNFQVGANGGEQITVAISTGTPGTGMGAIGLGVATAGAAAGDPDVPLAVGAAGTLATIDTAIQTVSTARADLGAKQNRLEMTIKNLNVSVENLTASESRIRDTDMAAEMVSFTKSQILSQAGTAMLAQANQMGQGVLQLLR, from the coding sequence ATGGGTTTCCAGATCAACAACAACGTCGCCGCGTTCAACGCGTACCGGAACCTCTCGGTCACGCAGGGCTCGGTGAGCAGCTCCCTCGAGAAGCTGTCCTCGGGTCTGCGCATCAACCGTGCGGCGGACGACGCGGCCGGCCTCGCCATCTCCGAGGGCCTGCGGTCCCAGGTCGGCGGCCTCAAGGTCGCCGTCCGCAACGCCCAGGACGGCATCTCCGTCGTCCAGACGGCCGAGGGCTCGCTCTCGACCAGCACCTCCATCCTCCAGCGCATGCGCGACCTCTCGGTCCAGGCGGCCAACACCGGTGGCCTCAGCACCGAGGCCACGGCCAACATCCAGACCGAGTTCAACCAGCTCTCGGAGGAGCTCACCCGGATCGCCGACACCACCCAGTTCAACGGCAAGAAGCTGCTCGACGGCTCCTACACGGGCAACTTCCAGGTCGGCGCCAACGGCGGCGAGCAGATCACCGTCGCCATCAGCACCGGCACGCCCGGCACGGGCATGGGCGCCATCGGCCTCGGTGTCGCCACGGCCGGTGCGGCTGCCGGCGACCCGGACGTCCCGCTCGCCGTCGGTGCCGCCGGCACGCTCGCCACGATCGACACGGCGATCCAGACGGTCTCGACGGCGCGCGCCGACCTCGGTGCGAAGCAGAACCGCCTCGAGATGACCATCAAGAACCTCAACGTCTCGGTGGAGAACCTCACCGCGTCGGAGAGCCGCATCCGTGACACCGACATGGCCGCGGAGATGGTCTCGTTCACGAAGTCGCAGATCCTGTCCCAGGCCGGCACGGCGATGCTGGCGCAGGCCAACCAGATGGGCCAGGGCGTCCTGCAGCTCCTGCGCTGA
- a CDS encoding flagellin, which translates to MGFQINNNVAAFNAYRNLSVTQGSVSSSLEKLSSGLRINRAADDAAGLAISEGLRSQVGGLKVAVRNAQDGISVVQTAEGALSTSTSILQRMRDLTVQAANTGGLSDEATGNIQKEVVQLREELTRIAETTQFNGKKLLDGNYTGAFQVGANGGEQISVAITAGAAGSSVAVDAAGLGVDTVDVTATGGAEAGLTAIDAAIQTVSTARADLGAKQNRLEMTIKNLNVSVENLTASESRIRDTDMAAEMVSFTKSQILSQAGTAMLAQANQMGQGVLQLLR; encoded by the coding sequence ATGGGTTTCCAGATCAACAACAACGTCGCCGCGTTCAACGCGTACCGGAACCTCTCGGTCACGCAGGGCTCGGTGAGCAGCTCCCTCGAGAAGCTGTCCTCGGGTCTGCGCATCAACCGTGCGGCGGACGACGCGGCCGGCCTCGCCATCTCCGAGGGCCTGCGGTCCCAGGTCGGCGGCCTCAAGGTCGCCGTCCGCAACGCCCAGGACGGCATCTCCGTCGTCCAGACGGCCGAGGGCGCGCTCTCGACCAGCACCTCCATCCTCCAGCGCATGCGTGACCTCACCGTCCAGGCCGCCAACACCGGTGGCCTGAGCGACGAGGCCACGGGCAACATCCAGAAGGAGGTCGTCCAGCTCCGCGAGGAGCTCACCCGGATCGCCGAGACGACGCAGTTCAACGGCAAGAAGCTGCTCGACGGCAACTACACGGGCGCCTTCCAGGTGGGTGCCAACGGCGGCGAGCAGATCAGCGTCGCCATCACGGCCGGTGCGGCCGGCTCCTCCGTCGCGGTCGACGCGGCGGGCCTGGGCGTCGACACCGTCGACGTCACCGCGACCGGTGGCGCCGAGGCGGGCCTCACCGCCATCGACGCGGCGATCCAGACGGTCTCGACGGCGCGCGCCGACCTCGGTGCGAAGCAGAACCGCCTCGAGATGACCATCAAGAACCTCAACGTCTCGGTGGAGAACCTCACGGCCTCCGAGTCGCGCATCCGTGACACCGACATGGCGGCGGAGATGGTCTCGTTCACGAAGTCGCAGATCCTGTCCCAGGCCGGCACGGCGATGCTCGCGCAGGCCAACCAGATGGGCCAGGGCGTCCTGCAGCTCCTGCGCTGA